In Variovorax paradoxus, a single genomic region encodes these proteins:
- a CDS encoding Tn3 family transposase has translation MQGWQTSYLGLRDLPRELTEFELQAFFSFSRGELELIARRRGDNHKLGLALHIGFVRMSGRPLNSVRAVPALLLRHLGQMLDLEAPDLASLRALYARGRTLFDHQQQACEVLGFAWMTEHQRRALVRILRDEVAHSADRERLLLHARHWLYEHRLLIVHDRVIRGLVAAALTELEAVTAQSIRAAALAVTLKRWSLALDCTRADGQHCQSWLWSAPAKHSTRQIAEVLERIAFLTELGIDQHLGDLNDVLVRRYARRMASRPPSVSARIKEPARTLEMACFLRYCLLTATDQLILMFQRRVADLWRHCADGVSATVDWAQQYQQLLRELADLVAQETVPDVELRARLRDLVAAKRARRAPSRASVIRQHLIDANAPVRSLLVAVSGLSWQATGEHPVLDALDKLRAQYAAGTKSLPAEVTAPRLGPAWREAIADLDRDRALRALEVATLFALRRALRNGSVWIEHSLSFRGRERLFLPDERWKAEARRHYARLQLPAKASDFLAPLLARVRAGVDAVAAATRAGLLRVDDELHLAPLAADEEDPQVTKLRTRLDQRIGEVQLPEVILAVDAQVRFSWIMLGREPRSGQELLMVYAGILAHGTSLTAAECARMIPQLSATSIRQAMRWAGDERRLALACQAVLEFMQRHAIATTWGRADLASSDMMSLETSRRVWQARQDPRRQTASIGVYSHVRDRWGIFHAQPIVLNERQAGAAIEGVVRQERIETSQLAVDTHGYTDFAMALSRLLGFDLCPRLRELRQRHLFVPRGMKIPEEIAAVCEASVDTALIETHWDNLVHLAASVMSGHASAVAALARFGSAARGDPIYDAGVQLGKLLRTAFLADYFVNAGFRRELRRVLNRGEAVNALKRAIYTGRVGPAQARRSDEMQAVADALSLLANIVMAWNTAQMQSVLDRWANRRQIVPPELTGRIAPTRLEGINLRGVFRFPLERYAGQILPSQTAAKTSTSG, from the coding sequence ATGCAAGGCTGGCAGACATCGTACTTGGGCCTGCGCGACCTCCCGCGTGAACTTACCGAGTTCGAGCTCCAGGCCTTCTTCAGCTTCAGTCGCGGCGAGCTTGAGCTGATCGCACGGCGGCGGGGCGACAACCACAAGTTGGGGCTGGCGCTGCACATCGGCTTTGTGCGCATGAGCGGCCGGCCACTGAACAGCGTGCGCGCGGTGCCAGCGTTGTTGCTGCGTCACCTGGGCCAGATGTTGGACCTCGAGGCGCCAGACCTTGCGTCGCTGCGTGCACTGTACGCCCGCGGCCGCACCCTGTTCGATCACCAGCAGCAGGCCTGCGAGGTACTGGGCTTCGCCTGGATGACTGAGCACCAGCGCCGCGCGTTGGTACGGATCCTGCGCGATGAGGTGGCGCACAGCGCCGACCGCGAACGGCTGCTCCTGCATGCCCGGCATTGGCTCTACGAACACCGGCTGCTCATCGTGCACGACCGCGTCATCCGCGGCCTGGTGGCGGCGGCACTGACCGAGCTCGAGGCCGTCACGGCCCAGTCCATCCGAGCCGCGGCATTGGCCGTCACCTTGAAGCGTTGGTCGTTGGCATTGGACTGCACCCGAGCGGACGGTCAGCACTGCCAGAGCTGGCTGTGGAGCGCACCGGCCAAGCACTCCACACGCCAGATCGCCGAGGTGCTCGAGCGCATCGCGTTCCTGACGGAGTTGGGCATCGATCAACACTTGGGTGATCTCAACGACGTGTTGGTGCGCCGCTATGCGCGGCGCATGGCCAGCAGGCCGCCCTCGGTCAGCGCCCGGATCAAGGAGCCGGCGCGCACGCTCGAGATGGCCTGCTTCCTGCGTTACTGCCTGCTGACAGCCACCGACCAGCTCATCCTCATGTTCCAGCGCCGCGTTGCCGACTTGTGGCGGCACTGCGCCGACGGCGTGAGCGCCACTGTCGACTGGGCCCAGCAGTACCAGCAGTTGCTTCGGGAGCTGGCCGATCTTGTGGCGCAGGAGACCGTACCGGATGTCGAACTGCGCGCGCGCCTGAGAGATCTGGTCGCGGCCAAGCGTGCCAGGCGCGCACCCAGTCGGGCGTCGGTCATCCGCCAGCACCTGATCGACGCCAATGCACCGGTGCGCTCGCTGCTGGTGGCCGTGAGCGGGCTGTCCTGGCAGGCCACAGGCGAGCATCCGGTCCTGGACGCGCTGGACAAGCTGCGCGCCCAGTACGCGGCCGGCACCAAGAGCCTGCCGGCCGAGGTCACGGCGCCGCGCCTGGGCCCGGCATGGCGAGAAGCCATTGCCGACCTTGACCGCGACCGTGCCTTGCGGGCGCTGGAAGTCGCCACCTTGTTCGCCCTGCGCCGAGCGCTGCGCAACGGCTCGGTCTGGATTGAGCATTCCCTGAGCTTCCGCGGCCGCGAGCGGCTGTTCCTGCCCGACGAGCGCTGGAAAGCTGAGGCCCGGCGGCACTACGCCCGGCTGCAACTGCCGGCCAAGGCGAGCGACTTCCTCGCGCCGCTGCTTGCACGCGTTCGCGCCGGCGTCGACGCGGTGGCTGCCGCCACGCGCGCAGGATTGCTGCGCGTGGATGATGAACTGCACCTGGCGCCGCTGGCCGCCGACGAAGAAGATCCGCAAGTCACCAAGTTGCGCACGCGACTCGACCAGCGCATCGGCGAGGTGCAGTTGCCCGAGGTCATCCTGGCCGTGGATGCGCAGGTGCGCTTCAGCTGGATCATGCTCGGGCGCGAGCCAAGATCAGGCCAGGAACTGCTGATGGTCTACGCCGGCATCCTGGCGCACGGCACGAGCCTGACGGCTGCAGAATGCGCGCGCATGATCCCGCAACTGTCGGCCACCAGCATCCGCCAAGCCATGCGCTGGGCGGGCGATGAGCGACGCCTGGCGCTGGCCTGCCAGGCGGTGCTGGAGTTCATGCAGCGCCATGCCATCGCGACGACCTGGGGCCGCGCAGATCTGGCCTCGTCGGACATGATGAGCCTGGAGACCAGCCGCCGCGTATGGCAGGCACGCCAGGATCCACGGCGTCAGACAGCTTCCATCGGCGTGTACAGCCACGTGCGCGATCGCTGGGGAATCTTCCACGCCCAGCCGATCGTGCTCAACGAGCGGCAGGCCGGTGCGGCGATCGAAGGGGTCGTGCGGCAGGAACGCATCGAGACGTCCCAGCTCGCCGTCGACACGCACGGCTACACCGACTTCGCGATGGCGCTGTCGCGTCTGCTGGGCTTCGATCTGTGCCCGCGGCTGCGCGAACTGCGGCAACGCCACCTGTTCGTGCCTCGAGGAATGAAGATCCCCGAAGAGATTGCCGCCGTGTGCGAGGCTAGCGTTGACACGGCACTGATCGAAACCCATTGGGACAACCTGGTGCATCTGGCTGCGTCGGTGATGTCGGGCCATGCCAGCGCGGTGGCGGCGCTGGCCAGGTTCGGGTCGGCGGCCAGGGGAGACCCGATCTACGACGCCGGTGTGCAGCTGGGCAAGCTGCTCAGGACGGCCTTCCTGGCGGACTACTTCGTCAACGCCGGCTTCCGCAGGGAACTGCGCCGGGTTCTCAACCGGGGCGAGGCGGTGAACGCGCTCAAGCGCGCCATCTACACCGGCCGTGTTGGGCCGGCCCAGGCCCGCCGATCCGACGAGATGCAGGCGGTGGCCGACGCCTTGAGCCTGCTGGCCAACATCGTGATGGCGTGGAACACGGCGCAGATGCAGTCGGTGCTGGATCGTTGGGCCAACAGGCGCCAGATCGTGCCGCCGGAGCTGACTGGGCGCATCGCGCCGACCCGCCTTGAGGGCATCAACCTGCGCGGCGTCTTCCGCTTCCCACTGGAGCGCTACGCGGGGCAGATCCTGCCGTCGCAAACTGCGGCGAAAACAAGCACCAGCGGCTGA
- a CDS encoding ABC transporter ATP-binding protein codes for MAASTGEVLIDARGLHTYYGASHILRGVDFRVGRGQTIGLMGRNGMGKSTLLKSLMGLVKPRSGNVQIAGRDMTGRAPYEIAQSGVAYVPEGRGIFGNLSVVENLKMAARPGTRGQRDWTFERVLETFPRLKERLGHGGQQLSGGEQQMLTIGRALMTNPDVLILDEATEGLAPLIAREIWRICGVIRESGISSVIVDKNWKHVTQITHHNVILVKGAVVLTGTSDELRSRPQLLEQYLAV; via the coding sequence ATGGCCGCATCCACAGGCGAAGTCCTGATCGACGCTAGGGGCCTGCACACCTACTACGGCGCCAGCCACATCCTGCGCGGCGTCGACTTCCGGGTCGGCCGCGGCCAGACCATCGGCCTGATGGGCCGCAACGGCATGGGCAAGAGCACGCTGCTCAAGAGCCTGATGGGGCTGGTCAAGCCGCGCTCGGGCAACGTACAGATCGCGGGCCGCGACATGACCGGCCGCGCGCCTTACGAGATCGCGCAATCGGGGGTCGCCTACGTTCCGGAAGGCCGCGGAATCTTCGGCAACCTTAGCGTGGTGGAGAACCTGAAGATGGCGGCGCGTCCCGGAACGCGCGGGCAGCGTGACTGGACCTTCGAGCGCGTGCTAGAGACCTTCCCGCGGCTGAAGGAGCGGCTGGGCCATGGCGGCCAGCAGCTCTCCGGCGGCGAGCAGCAGATGCTGACGATCGGCCGGGCGCTGATGACGAACCCGGACGTGCTGATCCTCGACGAGGCGACCGAAGGCCTGGCGCCGCTGATCGCCCGCGAGATCTGGCGGATCTGCGGCGTGATCCGCGAAAGCGGGATCTCCAGCGTGATCGTCGACAAGAACTGGAAGCACGTGACGCAGATCACCCACCACAACGTGATCCTGGTCAAGGGCGCAGTCGTATTGACCGGCACGTCGGACGAACTTCGCTCCCGGCCGCAGTTGCTCGAGCAGTACCTCGCCGTTTAA
- a CDS encoding ABC transporter ATP-binding protein — MSDVLLSAKQLTKRFGGLVAVNQVSVDLWLGRIHAVIGPNGAGKSTLTNLLSGDIAPSSGSVTLGDTDVTGRGPDRISRQGLGRSYQKTNIFLPFTVWENVRLAAQSRGAHATNLLSRAASLGDINARAERALELAGLQQRRQSIADTISHGEQRQLEIAMTLATEPRVLLLDEPLAGMGVAEAERMVALLQRLKSDHAIMLVEHDMDAVFALADRLTVMVNGQVIASGTPPEVRADANVQSAYLGEEH; from the coding sequence TTGAGTGACGTGCTCCTGAGCGCAAAGCAGCTGACCAAGCGCTTCGGCGGCCTGGTGGCCGTGAACCAGGTGTCGGTCGACCTGTGGCTGGGCCGGATCCACGCCGTCATCGGCCCCAACGGCGCCGGCAAGTCGACCCTCACCAACCTGCTGTCCGGAGACATCGCACCGAGCTCGGGCAGCGTCACGCTGGGCGATACCGACGTGACCGGCCGCGGCCCCGACCGCATCTCGCGCCAGGGCCTGGGCCGCAGCTACCAGAAGACCAACATCTTCCTGCCATTCACGGTCTGGGAGAACGTGCGGCTCGCCGCGCAGTCCCGCGGCGCGCATGCGACCAACCTGCTGAGCCGCGCCGCGAGTCTGGGCGACATCAATGCGCGGGCGGAGCGCGCGCTGGAACTGGCCGGATTGCAGCAGCGCCGCCAGTCGATCGCCGACACCATCAGCCACGGCGAGCAGCGGCAGCTGGAGATCGCGATGACGCTCGCGACCGAGCCCCGCGTTCTGCTGTTGGACGAGCCGCTCGCCGGCATGGGCGTCGCAGAAGCGGAGCGCATGGTCGCCCTGCTCCAGCGCCTGAAGTCCGACCACGCCATCATGCTGGTGGAACACGACATGGACGCCGTCTTCGCGCTCGCCGACCGGCTGACGGTGATGGTCAACGGCCAGGTCATCGCCAGCGGAACGCCGCCCGAAGTGCGGGCCGACGCCAACGTGCAGTCCGCCTATCTCGGGGAAGAGCACTGA
- a CDS encoding branched-chain amino acid ABC transporter permease: MSSPRSNLETLPRGLQAVLVLGLLVLAAFPFVGSEYYAGMVVHMMILGILAMSLDLLLGVTGMVSLGHAAFFGLAGYTLAFLTPADTPVNLWWSLPAAMGVSALAALVIGFFVVRTRGIYFIMVTMAFAQMVFYLYHDNKVLGGSDGIYVNFKPNAVVIDLENKLVFYYFTLAVLVVVYVFLRRLLWSPFGRVLAGIRVNEHRMRAMGYGTFGYKLAAFTIAGALAGLAGYLFAAKTGSVNPELMGFQMSAHAIMMVILGGMGNFAGAIAGAFAFEYLLLVFKDLPTVGGVNLGKHWQLWMGLFIVLLVTFAPRGLLGLVGKFTNRKEAALE, translated from the coding sequence ATGAGTTCACCAAGATCGAATCTCGAAACCCTGCCCCGCGGCCTGCAGGCGGTGCTGGTCCTGGGCCTGCTGGTCCTGGCCGCCTTTCCCTTCGTCGGGTCGGAGTACTACGCCGGCATGGTGGTCCACATGATGATCCTGGGCATCCTCGCGATGAGCCTGGACCTGCTGCTCGGAGTGACCGGCATGGTGTCTCTGGGCCACGCCGCGTTCTTCGGCCTGGCCGGCTACACCCTGGCCTTCCTGACGCCGGCCGACACGCCGGTGAACCTGTGGTGGAGCCTGCCGGCGGCGATGGGCGTGTCCGCGCTCGCGGCGCTGGTGATCGGCTTCTTCGTCGTCCGCACCCGCGGCATCTACTTCATCATGGTCACCATGGCCTTCGCCCAGATGGTGTTCTACCTGTACCACGACAACAAGGTGCTGGGCGGCTCCGACGGCATCTACGTCAACTTCAAGCCGAACGCGGTTGTGATCGACCTGGAGAACAAGCTGGTCTTCTACTACTTCACGCTGGCCGTGCTGGTGGTGGTGTATGTCTTCCTGCGCCGGCTGCTCTGGAGCCCGTTCGGCCGGGTGCTGGCCGGAATCCGCGTCAACGAACACCGCATGCGCGCCATGGGCTACGGGACCTTCGGCTACAAGCTCGCGGCCTTCACCATTGCCGGCGCGCTGGCGGGCCTGGCCGGCTACCTTTTTGCGGCCAAAACCGGCTCGGTCAATCCGGAGCTGATGGGATTCCAGATGAGCGCGCACGCGATCATGATGGTCATCCTGGGCGGCATGGGCAACTTTGCCGGCGCCATCGCGGGTGCTTTCGCGTTCGAGTACCTGCTGCTGGTGTTCAAGGACCTGCCGACGGTCGGCGGCGTCAACCTGGGCAAGCACTGGCAGCTGTGGATGGGCTTGTTCATCGTGCTGCTGGTGACGTTCGCGCCCCGCGGCCTGCTGGGCCTGGTCGGGAAATTCACCAACCGCAAGGAGGCTGCACTTGAGTGA
- a CDS encoding branched-chain amino acid ABC transporter permease: protein MDLANFLIQLLNGVQYGLLLFMLAAGLTLIFGIMGVVNLAHGSFYMLGAYLAYWLAGLSGSLTVAILGGAALSVVFGLALERLLFRHFYQRDHLDQVLLTFGLIYIFEELRSILWGDDVHGVKIPELLGASIQLTENLSYPVYRLFISGCCIALAVGLYLLISKTRLGMKIRAGAFNREMAEALGVNIKLIYAVVFGLGVALASVAGMVAAPVSSVYPNMGSQVLIMCFVVVVIGGIGSVRGALIAALLVGLVDTFGKVLLPSVAGMLVYMLMAAVLLWKPEGLVKQ, encoded by the coding sequence ATGGATTTGGCGAACTTCCTGATCCAGCTTCTCAACGGCGTGCAGTACGGACTGCTGCTGTTCATGCTGGCGGCCGGCCTGACGCTGATCTTCGGCATCATGGGCGTGGTCAACCTTGCGCACGGCAGCTTCTACATGCTGGGCGCCTATCTCGCGTACTGGCTGGCGGGCCTCTCCGGCAGCCTCACGGTCGCCATCCTCGGCGGCGCCGCGTTGTCGGTGGTGTTCGGGCTGGCGCTGGAGCGGCTGCTGTTTCGCCACTTCTACCAGCGCGACCACCTCGACCAGGTGCTCCTGACCTTCGGCCTGATCTACATCTTCGAGGAGCTGCGCTCCATCCTGTGGGGCGACGACGTGCACGGCGTGAAGATTCCGGAGCTGCTCGGCGCGTCCATCCAGCTCACGGAGAACCTGTCCTATCCGGTGTACCGGCTGTTCATCTCCGGCTGCTGCATCGCGCTGGCGGTCGGCCTGTACCTGCTGATCTCGAAGACCCGGCTGGGCATGAAGATCCGCGCCGGCGCCTTCAACCGGGAGATGGCCGAGGCGCTGGGCGTCAACATCAAGCTGATCTACGCCGTGGTGTTCGGCCTGGGCGTGGCGCTGGCCAGCGTCGCCGGCATGGTGGCCGCGCCGGTGTCCAGCGTCTATCCCAACATGGGCTCGCAGGTGCTGATTATGTGCTTCGTGGTGGTGGTGATCGGCGGCATCGGCTCGGTGCGCGGCGCGCTGATCGCGGCCCTGCTCGTCGGCCTAGTCGACACCTTCGGCAAGGTGCTGCTGCCCTCGGTGGCCGGCATGCTGGTGTACATGCTGATGGCGGCGGTGCTGCTGTGGAAGCCCGAAGGGCTGGTAAAGCAATGA
- a CDS encoding carbon-nitrogen hydrolase family protein: protein MSDMLETVRLAAVQAAPVHLDREATVEKACSLILEAGRQGAKVVGFPEGFIPAHPSWYTVRPATGRVSLGLSRRLFQNAVVIPSESTDRLGQACQQAGLTAVVGMCEKRPDTTGTMFNTQLFIGPDGAILGKHQKLVPTVGERLVHTGGWGDTLKAYKAPFGNVSGLVCAENANPLAVFALMNMYPLVHVAAWPSFVSPALKLEDLITAVSRGLAYSMGCFVINATGVLDQATIDAYEPSAEERPFLEQCRGRGYASIIGPTGQLLTEPLGDAEGIVYADVDLNDVMIPKLINDFAGHYNRPDVFSVHVNDSAPPMLSRSAVAGTPAALEAESPVELPLTPLSLAR, encoded by the coding sequence ATGAGCGACATGCTCGAAACCGTCAGGCTTGCAGCCGTCCAGGCCGCGCCCGTCCATCTTGACCGGGAAGCAACGGTGGAGAAGGCTTGCAGCCTGATCCTCGAAGCCGGCAGGCAAGGCGCGAAGGTCGTCGGCTTTCCCGAGGGCTTCATCCCGGCGCACCCGTCCTGGTACACGGTGCGCCCCGCCACGGGAAGGGTCAGCCTCGGCCTGTCGCGCCGGCTGTTCCAGAACGCCGTGGTGATCCCGAGCGAATCGACCGACCGGCTGGGACAAGCGTGCCAGCAGGCCGGCCTGACGGCGGTCGTGGGCATGTGCGAAAAACGCCCGGACACGACGGGAACGATGTTCAACACCCAGCTGTTCATCGGTCCGGACGGTGCGATCCTTGGCAAGCACCAGAAGCTGGTGCCGACCGTCGGCGAGCGGCTCGTTCACACGGGAGGCTGGGGCGACACGCTCAAGGCCTACAAAGCACCCTTCGGCAACGTGAGCGGCCTGGTCTGCGCGGAAAACGCCAACCCGCTCGCGGTGTTCGCACTGATGAACATGTACCCGCTGGTCCACGTCGCGGCCTGGCCGTCGTTCGTCTCGCCCGCGCTCAAGCTCGAGGACCTGATCACGGCGGTGAGCCGCGGCCTTGCCTACAGCATGGGCTGCTTCGTGATCAACGCCACCGGGGTTCTCGACCAGGCAACGATCGACGCCTACGAGCCCTCGGCCGAAGAACGCCCCTTCCTGGAGCAGTGCAGGGGCCGCGGCTACGCGTCCATCATCGGGCCGACCGGGCAGCTGCTGACCGAGCCGCTCGGAGACGCCGAGGGCATCGTCTATGCCGACGTCGACCTCAACGACGTCATGATCCCGAAATTGATCAACGACTTCGCGGGCCACTACAACCGCCCCGACGTCTTCTCGGTCCACGTCAACGATTCCGCGCCGCCGATGCTCAGTCGCAGCGCCGTCGCCGGGACCCCGGCCGCGTTGGAGGCCGAATCGCCGGTGGAATTGCCGCTCACCCCGCTCTCGCTGGCGCGCTGA
- a CDS encoding ABC transporter substrate-binding protein, which produces MTTRRLVLSRSAALIGAASTGLLLPQIVRAQSSKIRIGLMLPATGTFAQTGLGVDNGFHLALEEAGNKVGGRDIEWFRVDDESEPSKGVENATRLVQRDKVDVIVGTIHSGVQMGIHKVARDTGVLSLIPNAGVHAATRAQCAPNVFRTSFTNSQPTSALGKVMVDRGHKKAVWITWKYAAGDEAFEGFRDSYTKAGGTVVKELGLPFPNVEFQALLTEIASLKPDAVCCFFAGAGAAKFIKDYAAAGLKGKIPLYGSGFLTEGVLEAAGASADGILTTLHYSDSLDTPRNKAFRLAYAKRFRMQPDVYAVQGYDTGTLLMRGADAVKGDLSNKKALYAAMEGAVIDSPRGKWTMSKAHNPIQDMYLRQVANGENKVIGIAAKAVADAGTGCRMA; this is translated from the coding sequence ATGACCACCCGCCGCCTCGTTCTTTCCCGCAGCGCCGCCCTGATCGGCGCCGCTTCCACCGGCCTGCTGCTGCCGCAGATCGTCCGCGCCCAGAGCAGCAAGATCCGCATCGGCCTGATGCTGCCCGCCACCGGCACGTTCGCCCAGACCGGCCTGGGCGTCGACAACGGCTTCCACCTGGCGCTCGAGGAAGCCGGCAACAAGGTCGGCGGCCGCGACATCGAATGGTTCCGCGTCGACGACGAATCCGAGCCGTCCAAGGGCGTCGAGAACGCCACCCGGCTGGTCCAGCGCGACAAGGTCGACGTGATCGTCGGCACCATCCACTCCGGTGTGCAGATGGGCATCCACAAGGTGGCCCGCGACACCGGCGTGCTGAGCCTGATCCCGAATGCCGGCGTCCACGCCGCGACCCGAGCGCAGTGCGCCCCCAACGTGTTCCGCACCTCGTTCACCAATTCGCAGCCGACGTCGGCGCTGGGCAAGGTGATGGTCGACAGGGGCCACAAGAAGGCGGTCTGGATCACCTGGAAGTACGCCGCCGGCGACGAGGCCTTCGAGGGCTTCCGCGACAGCTACACCAAGGCCGGCGGCACCGTCGTCAAGGAACTGGGCCTGCCGTTCCCGAACGTGGAGTTCCAGGCGCTGCTGACCGAGATCGCCTCGCTCAAGCCCGACGCCGTCTGCTGCTTCTTCGCCGGCGCCGGCGCCGCGAAATTCATCAAGGACTACGCCGCCGCGGGCCTGAAGGGCAAGATCCCGCTGTACGGCTCGGGCTTCCTGACCGAGGGCGTGCTGGAAGCGGCCGGCGCCTCGGCCGACGGCATCCTCACGACGCTGCATTACAGCGACTCGCTGGACACGCCGCGCAACAAGGCTTTCCGCCTGGCCTATGCCAAGCGGTTCCGCATGCAGCCCGACGTCTACGCGGTCCAGGGCTACGACACCGGCACCCTGCTGATGCGGGGCGCCGACGCGGTCAAGGGCGACCTGTCCAACAAGAAGGCGCTCTACGCCGCCATGGAGGGTGCGGTCATCGACAGTCCCCGTGGCAAATGGACGATGAGCAAGGCCCACAACCCGATCCAGGACATGTACCTGCGCCAGGTCGCCAACGGCGAGAACAAGGTGATCGGCATCGCGGCCAAGGCCGTGGCGGACGCCGGCACCGGCTGCAGGATGGCCTGA
- a CDS encoding SDR family NAD(P)-dependent oxidoreductase, producing the protein MTAPLADKKVLVTGAASGIGRAIALELAAQGAHVAGADIQRPEQTVREIRAAGGTAVAIGADVSRPEQVKAMVAGCLAELGGLDGLVNNAGIYSSLVPRPFEQIDLEEWRRLFEVNVFGVMSCCQAVAPHMKANGGGRIVNIISGTPFKGIPFMLHYVSSKGAVLGMTRSLARELGPSNILVNGVAPGFTLSEGVMGNPVQLEKLREVSRDARSVARDMVPGDVPGAVAFFMSAGASFITGQTLVVDGGSHFN; encoded by the coding sequence ATGACCGCGCCGCTCGCGGACAAGAAGGTGCTGGTCACCGGCGCGGCCAGCGGCATCGGCCGCGCCATTGCGCTGGAACTCGCCGCGCAGGGCGCCCACGTGGCGGGCGCAGACATCCAGCGGCCGGAACAGACGGTGCGGGAGATCCGCGCCGCCGGCGGCACCGCTGTCGCCATCGGGGCCGACGTGTCCAGGCCGGAGCAGGTCAAGGCGATGGTCGCAGGCTGCCTGGCCGAACTCGGCGGCCTTGACGGACTCGTCAACAACGCCGGCATCTATTCCAGCCTGGTACCGCGGCCCTTCGAGCAGATCGACCTGGAGGAATGGCGCCGGCTGTTCGAGGTCAACGTCTTCGGCGTGATGTCCTGCTGCCAGGCCGTCGCGCCGCACATGAAGGCCAACGGGGGCGGCCGGATCGTCAACATCATCTCGGGCACGCCGTTCAAGGGCATCCCCTTCATGCTGCACTACGTCTCCAGCAAGGGGGCGGTGCTGGGCATGACGCGCTCGCTCGCCAGGGAGCTGGGCCCGTCCAACATCCTGGTCAACGGCGTCGCTCCCGGCTTCACCCTGAGCGAAGGCGTGATGGGCAATCCCGTGCAGCTCGAAAAGCTGCGCGAGGTCTCGCGCGACGCCCGCTCGGTCGCCCGCGACATGGTCCCCGGCGACGTGCCCGGCGCCGTCGCCTTCTTCATGTCGGCCGGCGCGTCTTTCATCACCGGGCAGACGCTGGTGGTCGACGGCGGCTCGCACTTCAATTGA
- a CDS encoding aromatic ring-hydroxylating dioxygenase subunit alpha: protein MFLKNCWYVAAQASEIGRELTQRWITGEPVVLFRSEAGKPVALEDRCPHRRASLSKGTLIGDSVQCGYHGMTFDCAGSCVRIPGQEQIPAAMKARSYPVVQKWHWVWIWMGDPAKADEALIPDLRYNDTPGWTVTGGVLHVQANYQLLTDNLLDLTHETFVHARTIGNAAVAETPMESRVEGSEVHVQRVMRNTPPPPLFKRVRNLTGNIDRWQIIRFQPPSSVSIDARGFPAGTEDADKGLRWFSINSITPVDERSSNYYWTITRCFAQDDQEITDLVHKQILATFLEDKEVLEAQQRLIETDDRNKIEVSVKADFGSIHARRVVQRLVAQENQGSAA from the coding sequence ATGTTTCTGAAGAACTGTTGGTACGTCGCCGCCCAGGCCAGCGAGATCGGGCGCGAGTTGACGCAACGCTGGATCACCGGCGAGCCGGTCGTCCTGTTCCGCAGCGAAGCCGGCAAGCCGGTGGCGCTGGAAGACCGCTGCCCCCACCGCAGGGCGTCGCTGTCCAAAGGGACGCTGATCGGCGACTCGGTGCAGTGCGGCTACCACGGCATGACCTTCGACTGCGCCGGCAGCTGCGTCCGCATCCCCGGCCAGGAGCAGATCCCGGCGGCGATGAAGGCGCGCAGCTACCCGGTTGTCCAGAAGTGGCACTGGGTGTGGATCTGGATGGGCGACCCGGCCAAGGCGGACGAGGCGCTGATCCCCGACCTGCGCTACAACGACACGCCGGGCTGGACCGTCACCGGGGGCGTGCTGCACGTGCAAGCCAACTACCAGCTGCTCACCGACAACCTGCTGGACCTGACGCACGAGACCTTCGTCCACGCCAGGACCATCGGCAACGCCGCCGTCGCGGAAACGCCGATGGAATCCAGGGTCGAAGGCAGCGAGGTGCACGTGCAGCGCGTGATGCGCAACACGCCGCCGCCGCCCCTGTTCAAGCGGGTGCGCAACCTCACCGGCAACATCGACCGCTGGCAGATCATCCGCTTCCAGCCGCCTTCGAGCGTGTCGATCGACGCCCGCGGTTTCCCCGCGGGGACGGAGGACGCGGACAAGGGCCTGCGCTGGTTCTCCATCAACTCGATCACGCCGGTCGACGAGCGCAGCAGCAACTACTACTGGACCATCACGCGCTGCTTCGCGCAGGACGACCAGGAGATCACCGACCTGGTGCACAAGCAGATCCTGGCCACCTTCCTCGAAGACAAGGAAGTGCTGGAGGCGCAGCAGCGGCTGATCGAAACCGACGACCGCAACAAGATCGAGGTCAGCGTCAAGGCCGACTTCGGCTCGATCCACGCGCGCCGCGTCGTGCAGCGCCTGGTCGCGCAGGAGAACCAGGGAAGCGCCGCATGA